Genomic segment of Oceaniferula flava:
CGGAGGGGATTTGAGCTAGCGGGCTGTATGGTGGCCTTGCGGCCTACGACAATTTCCTTGGGGAGGAACGGTTGTCATGAGTTCTACCTGGGGAAGGGAGAGAAAAGCTTGCAACTGTGTTCTCTTGGCATCCTTGGGTTAGTGTGGTGTCCAAGGACTCAACCGACTTGGGGGGCGTCGATTGCAAGAGAGCAGTGTCAGCTTTGGAGGGTGGTCTCGTCCTGGAAGGGGGTTAGCAAGTTCGGCAATGGGGATTGTCTCGCTTGCTGAAACGAAGTTAATGTTATTTTTTATAAATGTAAACGGATTTCTTCTGCTTAAAGTAATAAAAAGTATAATTTAACGTTAGAAACACGATAACCTAACTCAATATCGACCATTTAGACCCACAGATTACCTCTACACCATTACATAAAATACATTTTCTGTAATTTCTGCCGCGAGGCTGTGACCTCTGTAATCACCGCTTAGCTATAATAAAAAACAGCTTTCTCCATTGAAGACGGAGAAAGCTGCTTTTTGGGTAGTTAATCCAGAGTTTCTTGGGAGGAAACGCCTGTCAAAATTGAGGACTGCTCTGGATTAATGAAATAATGTTTCTTGGAGGGAAACGCTGTTTTCTTGGGAGGGGGGTCTTAATGATAAGGAATAGAGAGTGAAAAGCTTGCAACCGTGTTCTCTTGGCATCCTTGGTTTTTGTGTTTCCAAGGACTCAACCGACTTGGAGGGTGTCGATTGCAAGAGAGCATTGTCACTTTCGTGCGTGGTCTTGTCCTGGATTGGAGGGCAGCAAGTCCGGCGATAATATCGTCTCGCTTGCTGAAAACATAATTAGGGTGATTTTCAAGATAGGTAAAGCGTTTTTTACGATTAATTTTGCTGTTTTTTATAATACAGGCCTATTTGTCTGCAATTAACTGCCTTGGAAGCCCATATCTGCGCAATGACCTTCCTGCCCAACACCCGTTTTTACGTTATTTTTTATAATACCATCCAGTCACAGACAATGTCCAACCACCACACCAGATAATGCCTCCAAGCAATACCAGCCTCGCAATTCACTCTATTCAGGAGAGGCAGAGCCAGTTTCACAGTCTCCTGATCTTTGGTGCCAGCTTGTCACCCCTAGCGCCAGCTTGCCAAATGCGCAGCTTTCACAGTCAGTCTCGGCATTTGCACTGGACGGCAAATCGGACGGGTGCTAATCGTAACCCGCTCGCTCTCATTGCTAATGAGACTCAAACTCAACAAATTCCAACAATGACTTTATCTCGCTCACTGACCCGCATGCTGCCTACCTCGTTGGCAGTCGCCGCTGCCATTATTGCCCTGCAACCATCCAATGCCAACGCCCACGGCGCACTGGGTGAGGACGTGAAAAACATGCAGGCGCACGTCGGCGAGTATGAAACCGATCTGCGCAAGACCATCTCCAAGTATGAAACCCTGGTAAACACCTACGCCGAAAAAGGCGGTAAGGCCGTGGACACCGGTGATTTACTGAAGTTCTGGGAAGACGCCAAGATGCACTACCCAGTGGAGCTCAACTTCGTGCAGCACTATGCCAAGATCTGGCAGGGCATTTACGCGATTAAGGAAGGCATCGATGCCGGCAAGCCTGGCAAAGAGGTTCAAGCCTCCATGACCAGCCTGCGTGAAACACTCTGGCAGGGGCTGGGCGCCGTCAAACTCGCCGCCCATCAACAGGCCAATAACCAAGCAGCCGCTCCCAAGGCCGCTGGTGACAAACATGACGCCGCTGCCGATCCAGTAGCCACGCTCGCCATCATCAAGGACAAGCTCGATCGCATCATGGCAAAATCTGCCGAGCGCGACTTCGAGGAAGCCAAGAAAATGGTGCACGCGACCTACCTGAACCTTTTCGAGGGCGTGGAAGGTGGCCTCATTGAGCAAGACGCCAAGCTGGTGGCCGATCTGGAAAAAGACTTCAACGTCACCTTGCCGAAGCTGATCGAAGGTGAGGCCGCACTGGCTGAGATCAAAAAAACCACCGAAGCCATGAAGGCAAAAATTGCCAAGGCCAGCGAACTGATGGCCAAAGCTGCCAAGGAGAAGAAAGATGCCTTTTAATCCCACACGCCGCCATTTCCTACGTTCCGCCATCGGTGCCGCCGGTGGCTGCATGTCCGGGCTGCCGCTGATGGGGCTGGGCCAGGATGCCGCGCAAAAGCTTGCCGGCGTTTCCGTGGAAGATCTTCCGCGCCTGAAGGGGAAGCTGACGCTCTACCTCGGACGTGGCGAAGGCGGACTGTATGAGCGCGTCATCGATGCGGTGAAAAAGCGCAATCCGGATCTCCGACTCAGCATCCGCCGCGGACCCACCGCGGCACTGGCGAACACCATCGTCGCCGAGGCGAAAATGGGCCTGGTCCGCGCCGACGTCTTCTGGGCGGTCGATTCCGGAGCCATCGGACTGGTCGCCGGCACCGGCAAGGCGCGCAAGCTGCCCGATACGATTACCAGCCAAGTCGACGAACGCTTCCGCTACGATAACTGGGTGCCGATTTCGGGTCGCATCCGCACCATCCCCTTCCACACCGGTAAACTCAAAGCTGCCGATGTGCCGAAGACACTTTCGGAAATTGCCGACAGCGATCTCACCATCGGCTGGGCCCCGGCTTACGGAGCTTTTCAATCGTTTGTCTCCGCCATGCGGATCCTGCGCGGTGACGAGGCCACCAAGAAATGGCTGATCGCCACCAAGAAACGTGCCAAATCCTACGCCGGCGAACTCGGTGCCGTCATGGGCGTGGCTCGTGGCGAAGTGGACATCGCCTTTGCCAATCACTACTACACCCTGCGACTGAAAGCAGGCGATCCGGACGCCAAGGTGGACCTCGCATTCACCAACAACGATGCCGGCTGTCTGCTCAATGCCTCCGGCGCCATGACCCTGCGCGGCGGCGAGCTGGCGCAGAATTTCGTCCGCTACCTCCTCAGTCGCGAAGCGCAATCATTCCTCGCCTCGGAAGCCTATGAAATCCCGATGCTGCCGAGCGTCACCATGCCGAAAGGCCTGCCCGACCTCGCTGACATCCATCCGCCGAAGGTCGACCTCGCCCAGCTGGCGGATCTCGCCCCCACCTTGCGACTGATGCGCAGCACCGGGGTCTTGTAAAACTCGGAACTTCTCAAGCTCAAGCAGGCCGGTCACCGCTCGATGCGCTCCCAGTAGCCATTGACGCGGAGGCCGGCCGGCCCTTATAACCGCATGCGATGACCCGCTGGCTAAGCCGCTACCCTTCCTACCTGCTCTCCGCTGTGATTGCGGTGCTGGCGCTAGCTCCTATTGCGGTGCTCTACTACCTGGCTAAGGGAGCGGAGGTTTATTTCAGCGAGGAAACGTGGCGAATTCTCAAAAACACCCTGCTGCTCACAGCCACCACCGTGGTGGGGTCGATCGTGATCGGGGTGCCGCTTGCCTTCCTAACAGCCTACTGCAAGCTACCGCTCCAGCGCCTCTGGGTGATCGCACTGGCCACGCCCTTGGCGATGCCCAGCTACCTCGGCGCCTTCACCTTCTACGCCGCCTTCGGCAAGGGCGGTGAGCTCGAAAAGTTGATTGGTTTGACCTTGCCCAGAATGGAGGGACTGGCGGGTGCCACCGTGGTGATGACGCTTTACAGTTACCCCTTTGTTTTTCTAACAACACGCGCTGCACTGCGAGGACTGGACGGAAATATCGTCAATGCCGCCCGCACTCTCGGGCTCTCGTTGCCGGGCTCCCTCTGGCGAGTGGTGCTGCCACGGGTGCGCAATGGCATCGCCGCCGGCTCTTTGCTGGTGGCGCTCTACACGCTCTCGGATTTCGGCACACCGGCGATCATGCAGCTGGACACCTTCACGCGTGCCATCTTTGTGGAATACAATGCCTTCGGCCTCGACCGCGCCGCCCTGTTCTCGCTGCAGTTGATTTTCCTCGTGGTGGTGGTGCTGGTGGCCGAGTTTTGCTTTCGCAGCGTGCGGGAAAATAGCGGCCATTGTTTGTCGCTACAGCCGAGCCGTGCGGGTGTCGCATTTTCCCTGATACCAGTGGCCGGCATTGTCGCTTTGGCTATCGGGTTACCGCTACTGATCTTCGGTATCTGGCTGAAGCGCGAGGGGGCGGGAGACTTTGATCAAATCATCGCCTGGAACTCACTCAAGGTCTCGCTGA
This window contains:
- a CDS encoding ABC transporter permease, whose product is MTRWLSRYPSYLLSAVIAVLALAPIAVLYYLAKGAEVYFSEETWRILKNTLLLTATTVVGSIVIGVPLAFLTAYCKLPLQRLWVIALATPLAMPSYLGAFTFYAAFGKGGELEKLIGLTLPRMEGLAGATVVMTLYSYPFVFLTTRAALRGLDGNIVNAARTLGLSLPGSLWRVVLPRVRNGIAAGSLLVALYTLSDFGTPAIMQLDTFTRAIFVEYNAFGLDRAALFSLQLIFLVVVVLVAEFCFRSVRENSGHCLSLQPSRAGVAFSLIPVAGIVALAIGLPLLIFGIWLKREGAGDFDQIIAWNSLKVSLIAAGVAVIVALPVAYAATIGKVGRFLERIVYLGYGVPGIVMGTALVYLGLRAEAEIYKASEENPEVTQFLEKWGLEEPFLYQTLALLVIAYVLRFLPLAVGTIRATLEKIDGNMVHAARTLGAGRSEVFLRVTMPLAMRGIVAGAALVFLETMRELPATLLLRPNEYETLTTEIWLVYEAGYFGRAAIPGLLLVLFSAIGLAIMLAGERRAEKLLLHQEES
- a CDS encoding substrate-binding domain-containing protein, whose protein sequence is MPFNPTRRHFLRSAIGAAGGCMSGLPLMGLGQDAAQKLAGVSVEDLPRLKGKLTLYLGRGEGGLYERVIDAVKKRNPDLRLSIRRGPTAALANTIVAEAKMGLVRADVFWAVDSGAIGLVAGTGKARKLPDTITSQVDERFRYDNWVPISGRIRTIPFHTGKLKAADVPKTLSEIADSDLTIGWAPAYGAFQSFVSAMRILRGDEATKKWLIATKKRAKSYAGELGAVMGVARGEVDIAFANHYYTLRLKAGDPDAKVDLAFTNNDAGCLLNASGAMTLRGGELAQNFVRYLLSREAQSFLASEAYEIPMLPSVTMPKGLPDLADIHPPKVDLAQLADLAPTLRLMRSTGVL